Proteins from one Podarcis raffonei isolate rPodRaf1 chromosome 1, rPodRaf1.pri, whole genome shotgun sequence genomic window:
- the PLD4 gene encoding 5'-3' exonuclease PLD4 encodes MPASWVRVAIILPPAWENNGRPAGGGAKAKGKRPPPLAKPHFVSSSSRFGLEYWSPVSLFLQVKEVGVLISNCSCLAKDLWKTFKTYWDLGEANTTIPSPWPNNYSTNINSHSPLEVQLNGTSTEAYFSASPASFCPGGRTFDLVAVLDVLYDAEKFVYVSMMDYFPTSRFKHPPKYWPPIDNALRSVALHQNIHIRLLINCWVHTDSSMFRFLESLSVLSDQHANITIEVKIFTVPVGNHTNIPFARLNHSKYMVTDKAVYIGTSNWSEEYFSITAGVGLVAKQSSTDATKRNPTIQEQLRALFERDWNSKYSVKMEDLPGQKDCAWEDGFKSSFKS; translated from the exons ATGCCTGCCAGCTGGGTCAGGGTAGCTATCATCTTGCCCCCGGCCTGGGAGAACAATGGACGGCCGGCTGGGGGTGGGGCGAAGGCCAAGGGAAAGAGGCCGCCCCCTTTGGCCAAACCTCACTTTGTTTCTTCCTCTTCCAGGTTTGGTTTGGAATATTGGTCTCcagtttctctctttctgcaggtGAAAGAAGTGGGGGTTTTGATCAGCAACTGCAGCTGCTTAGCTAAGGATCTCTGGAAAACTTTCAAAACCTACTGGGATCTTGGGGAAGCAAACACCACCATCCCATCTCCATGGCCAAACAATTATTCTACCAATATCAACAGCCACAGTCCTTTGGAAGTGCAGTTAAATGGAACCAGCACTGAAGCTTATTTTTCT GCTTCTCCTGCTTCCTTTTGTCCAGGGGGTCGCACCTTTGATCTTGTGGCAGTTCTCGATGTTCTCTACGATGCAGAAAAATTTGTCTATGTCTCCATGATGGATTACTTTCCTACAAGCCGCTTCAAACACCCGCCAAA ATACTGGCCACCCATCGACAATGCTCTGAGAAGTGTGGCGTTACACCAAAATATACACATACGGCTTTTAATCAACTGCTGGGTCCATACTGATTCTTCCATGTTTCGTTTCTTGGAGTCACTGAGTGTCCTTAGCGATCAACATGCCAACATCACAATCGAAGTG AAAATCTTCACTGTTCCAGTTGGAAATCACACAAACATCCCCTTTGCAAGGCTGAATCACAGCAAATATATGGTGACTGACAAGGCAGTCTATATTG GAACTTCTAACTGGTCAGAAGAATACTTCAGCATCACTGCAGGTGTGGGACTGGTTGCCAAGCAGTCTTCAACAGACGCCACAAAGAGAAACCCTACAATACAGGAGCAACTGAGGGCTCTCTTTGAACGAGACTGGAATTCCAAATATTCAGTAAAAATGGAAGACCTGCCTGGGCAGAAAGACTGTGCTTGGGAAGATGGATTTAAAAGTTCTTTCAAAAGctaa